TGGGTTGTTCGGCGATTCCTGCCGCGGATGGAGCTCACAGAGCCCCCTGGAGCTCGTTGATGGTCATTTCACAGTCGCGCAGGATTTGAGCAAGAAGGCCGCGGCCAATGTTCTCACGGCGATGGACAGGAACGACCGTGCACCTGCCATCAGGATGTTGCAGGAAATGATGGCTGCCCTTGACGCGAGCCACCTCAAAACCGCCCTTGGCTAACGCTCGTATGAGCTGGTGGCCAGTAACAGAAGGAAATGTGCTCATGTATTGAGGGCTACGCGCTGGACGCCTACAAACTCGTTTGTGATCGGCTGTTCCACTTCCAGGCAGAGCGCAATGGCCTCTCTGATTCTTTCCATCAACACATCCAACGACTTCGCCTGAGTATGACAGCCTCGCAGAGCCGGCACCGAGGCAACATAATACCCATCTTCATCTCTTTCTATAATGACATGAAATTCACGCATCACTTCTCCGTCCTCCCCATACAGACCAATACCCTCAGCGGACCGCCGCCGCGCCCGCCCAGCTGCCGGTCACCACCGCGGCGCAGCGCTGGCACAGGGCCGGATGCTGGGCCAGGGTGCCGACGCTCTCCGCCCGGGTCCAGCAGCGCTCGCATTTGGCGCCGGCGGCCGGACGCACCGCCACCCGCAGACCGGGAATGGTCTCGCTGGCGAAGGCGGCTTCGCCCTCGCCCAGGCGGGCCGGGGTCAGGGTGGAGACGATGCTGGCCGCTGCCAGGTCCGGCCAGTGCCGGTCCAGGAAGGCGGCCAGCTCCGGCTCCGCCTCCACCAGCACCTCGGCCTCCAGGGAGTGGCCGATGGTCTTCGCGGCCCTGGCCAGCTCGAGAGCGCGGGTGATCTCGCTCCGCACTGCCAGGAGCCGCTCCCAGTCGGCAGCCAGGGCCTCGTCCAGATGCTCCGGCCGCTCGGCCGGGAACAGGGCCACGAAGGGGTTGGCCTCCCGGGCCGGGTCGGCGGGCAGCTGGTCCCAGACCTCGGCGGCGGTGAAGGACAGGACCGGCGCCATGAGACGCACCAGGCTGTCCAGGATCTCGTGGAGCACGGTCTGGGCGCCCCGGCGGCCCGGCGAGGCAGCCGGAGAGGTATATAGCCGATCCTTCAGGATGTCGAGATAGAGCGCGCTCATGGTGACGGCGCAGAACTGGTGCAGGGCCTGGTAGACGATGTGGAAGTCGAAGGCCTGGTAGGCCACCAGCACCCGTCTCTTCACGGTTTCCAGGTGATGGAGGGCCCAGCGGTCCAGGGCGGACAGCTCCTGGTAGGCCACCCGGTCGCGGGCCGGCTCGAAGTCGTAGAGGTTGCCCAGAAGGAACCGGATGGTGTTCCGGATCTTGCGGTAGGCGTCGGAGAGCCGGGAAAGGATCTCGTCGGAGATCTTGATGTCGTCCCGGTAGTCCTCCGCCGACACCCACAGCCGCAGGATCTCGGCCCCGTATTTCCTGATGATCTCCGCCGGGGCGATGACGTTGCCGAGGCTTTTGGACATCTTCTTTCCCTGGCCATCCACCACGAAGCCGTGGGTGAGCACCCCCCGGTACGGCGGCACCCCGCGGGTGCCGATGGCGGCCAGCAAAGAGGAGTGGAACCAGCCCCGGTGCTGGTCGCTGCCCTCCAGATAGAGATCCGCCGGCGAGCGCAGCCCGGGCCGCTCCTCCAGGACCGCCGCAAAGCTCACCCCGGAGTCGAACCAGACGTCGAGGATATCGTCCTCCCGGCGGAAGGAGGCGCTGCCGCACGAGCTGCAGCGGGCGTCCTCGCCCAGAATCGCTGCCGGCGTCAGGGTGAACCAGATGTCTGCCCCGTGCTCGGCAAAGAGCGCCACGATCCGCTCTGCCACCCCCTGGTCCCGCACCGGGGTGCCGCAGTCGGCGCAGGCGAAAACCGTGATCGGCACGCCCCAGGCCCGCTGCCGGGACAGGCACCAGTCCGGCCGCGCCTCGATCATGCCGGAGATCCGCTCCATGCCCCACTTGGGGGTCCAGGTCACGGTTTTGATCGCCGCCAGGGCCCTATCCCGCAGCTGGTCATGCTCCATGGACAGGAACCACTGGGCCGTGGCCCGGAAGAAAACCGGCCTCTTGCACCGCCAGCAATGGGGGTAGCTGTGGCTGATGGTCGCCTCCGCCGCCAGGGCGCCGGCAGCCGCCAGATCCCGGGTGATGACCGGGTTGGCCTCCCAGATCAGCTGGCCCTGGTACGGCCCGGCCTCGGCGGTGAAGCGGCCCCGGTCATCCACCGGTGACAGAATGGGCAGATCGTATTTGAGGCCGGACAGGTAGTCCTCCCGGCCGTGGCCCGGCGCGGTGTGCACGCAGCCGGTACCGGTGTCCTGGGTGACATAGTCCGCCAGGATGATGCGGGAATCCCGGTCCAGGAAAGGATGGCGGCAGCGCCGGCCGGCCAGGTCAGAGGCGGCCAGCCGGGCCAGGACCGGCGCCGGCTCCCGGCCGCAGGCGGCCAGGGCCGCAAACGCCAGGCCCTCGGCCACGATCCAGACCTCGTCCCCCACCGCCAGGGCCACATAGGGGAAATCGGGATGGAGGGCCACCGCCAGGTTGCCGGGCAGGGTCCAGGGAGTGGTGGTCCAGATCACCAGGCTGACCTGGCGGCCGGCCAGCGCCGGGGCCAGCTCCGCCGGATCGCCGATCAGGGGGAATTTCACGTAGATGGAGGGCGAGGCATGATCGGCGTACTCCACCTCGGCCTCGGCCAGGGCGGTGGTGCAGGAGCTGCACCAGTAGACCGGCTTCTTGGAGCGCACCACGGCGCCGGAAAGCAAAAAACGGTTGAACTCCCGGGCGATGGCCGCCTCGTAGCCGAAGGTCATGGTGAGGTACGGCTCGTCCCAGTCCCCCAGCACGCCCAGACGCCGGAACTCCTCCCGCTGGGTGTCGATCCATTTCTCGGCGAAGCGGCGGCAGTGCTGCCGCACCGCCAGCTTGTCCAGCTCTTTCTTCTTCGCCCCCAGCTCCTTGTCCACCTGATGCTCGATGGGCAGGCCATGACAGTCCCAGCCGGGCACGTAGGGGCAGTGGAAGCCGGCCATGCGCCGGGACTTCAGGATGATGTCCTTGAGGACCTTGTTGAAGGCGGTGCCCATATGGATGTGGCCATTGGCGTACGGCGGGCCATCGTGGAGGACATAGAGCGGCCGGTTGGCCGTGGCCTCCTGAATCCGGGCGTAGAGGCCTTCCTCCTGCCATCGGGCCAGCTGCCGGGGCTCGTTGGCGGCCAGGCTGGCCTTCATGGGAAAGCTGGTCTGAGGCAGGTTAAGGGTGTCCCGGTAATCCATAGGATGCGGTCTCCGTGCAGGGCGAGGAGGATCGATGCCGGCGCAAGCCACTGCCCTCTCCTCCCCAAATCGGGAAGCAGGTCAGAAAGTGGCCGGCGATGACTCCGGTGGCGTCGGCGGGAAAAACGGATGAAGGCGACGGCGGCCGCATCCGCGAAGATCGGCCGCAGAGCGGCCGCGGGCGGTGCAGGCCCGTCCGATTTCGGCTACAATACCAACCCGCATGCAACTTGCAAGACTAAAGTGAAGGAGCTCCCATGACCAGGATCATCGCCTTGGCGGGCAAGGGCGGCACCGGCAAGACCACCACGGCCGCCCTGCTCATCAACTATCTGAAGCACCGCCGGCTGACCCCGGTCCTGGCCGTGGATGCCGACGCCAATGCCAACCTCAACGAGCTTCTGGGCTTGACGGTGGACCTGACGGTGGGGGAGATCCGCCAGGGGGTCAAGGGCGAGATGCCGCCCAGCATGACCCGGGACCAGTACATGGAGATGCAGCTCCACCAGGCCCTGGTGGAGGCAACCGGCTTTGACCTTCTGGTCATGGGCCGGCCGGACGGCCCGGGCTGCTACTGCGCCGCCAACTCGTTCCTGGCGGCGGCCATGGACAGCCTGGCCGGCAACTACCGCTTCCTTCTGGTGGACAACGAGGCGGGCATGGAGCACTTAAGCCGCATGAACCTCAGGCGGATCGACCTCCTTCTCGTGGTCTCCGACGCCTCGGCCCGGGGCATCCAGGCTGCCAGCCGCATCGCCGGCCTCACCGTGCCCCTGGGTGTGTCCCTGGGCCGCCAGGCCCTCATCGTCAACCGCGCCCCGGAGCCGGTGCCGCCGGCCCTGGCCGAACGGGTGGCTGCCGCCGAGGCCGCCGGCCTGCCCCTGGCCGGCTACCTGCCGGAGGATGACACCCTGGCCGAAACAGAGATCCGGGGCGGGTCCTATCTGGACCTCACCCCGGATCTGCCCATTCTGGCCCGGGCCTTCGCCCTCTTCGACCAGCTTATCGGCCCCCTGGCTGCCTGAGGCTGCTCGTGGATCTGCCGGATATAACAGCCAGATTGCACTGAAGGCATGGAGGAGGTTGCTATGGCCGTAAGTGAGGCGCAAATAGAACGGGCGATAGCACTCTCAAAGGCTTACGGAGTATCCCGTTTGATTCTTTTTGGTAGCGCTGCGGAATCCCCTGAAACCGCACAGGATCTCGATCTTGCTTGCGACGGCATTGCTGGGTGGCGAATCTTCGAGCTTGGCGCACAAATCGAGGACGAATTGGGAACCTCCGTTGACCTTATTCCCTTGCGACCGTCGACACCCTTCACAAGGATTGTGGAGCGGAAAGGGAAAGTGCTGATATGACTTGGGCGGACTTGGCCGAGGAAATCGCCATTGAGCTCGAGTTGATGCAAGTGACGATTCAGGAGCTTTCGGACTTGGCTGAGGACGCCGGCGACAGAGAGCCGTCGATTCGGGACAGAACCGCGGCAGCGGCATTTCTTGCTCAGTTCTACAACGGTGTCGAGAACATCCTGAAACGTACCAGTCGATTCCATGGCGTCCCATTGCCGACAGGAGAAACATGGCACGCAGAGCTTCTCAAGCGGTTTTCGGCACCTGGTTATGCCAACCTGCCGATTCTTCTGGATCACGAGTTGCTCATAAAGCTGTCAGGGTACAGAAAGTTCAGACATGTGGTTCATCACGGCTACGGATTTCAGATCGAGTGGTCGCGGTTGCACGAAGGCATCCTTCATGTTTCATGGGTATTCCAGAAGCTGAAAGACGCCGCAGAGCGGTTCCTGAAGGAGGCCAGGCCACAAGTCGAGGAGAGGATGTAGAACCACGGCTGTATTTCAGGGCTCCTTACGGTCCCGGCGGTGGCCCGGCGGGTGGTGGGCACTGGAAGCCGAAGACAAAGCCATCCCCAAAGATGAGCTTCTGATCGCCGTTCGTGCCTTCCCTCTCCGCAAAGGCCGCCTCCACGAAGCCGGCGGTGTCGATCACCCCGAAGAAGCGGGGGGTGCCGCTGGTCAGAATGGCACTGGCACCAAAATCCACCGGGCGGCCGTCCAGCACGATGCTGACCTTGGCGGGCGGCGAGTTGGTCAGGACGAAGCCGCCGGCTGCATAGAGCAGGCCGATCCCCCGGCCCCGGAAGCAGTCCCCGCACAGGCCGGGACGGCTGCAGAGCGGCGGCCCGAAGGCGCCATGAGGCACGGCAAAAAGGCCCCAGCTGCCGGCCACCGCTGCCCCGCGGCCGGTGGTGATGGCGCCACCGGGTAACAGGACGACCAGATCACCCCCTGGCTGGTCATGGCCGGCGCGGTGACAAAGGACCCGCCCGACCGGACCTGCTGCCAGGGCACAGCGTCCTCGAACCCTTCCTGGACCACGAAGTAGCCATGCTGAGCCAGGGCGGCCAGGAACTGCGCCTGGTCGCCAATACTGGCACGCCCTGCCCGGGCATCCGATGCGGCTCCAGCCAATCCAGTCAACGCGATAGCAGCCACGACGCTCGCCCGCACCCCTCCGTTATGAAGGCAGTTCACATAAGACCCGTCGCTCGCCACCAGACTTCTCTTGTTCTTCCGGTGCCCGTTTCTTAGCCTGAGATTATACACCGGATTGTCTCCATTCCTGCCGCTCACGACTGCCTCCCCACGGACGTTTGCGGTGGCCGTCCACCGGCGCGGCTTTCTGCCGGGCTGATGGATTGGCCGATGCCAGAAGCTGTCGTGGCCACGCACCTTCCATGTTGCTCCTTCTTCACCAGCGAGACCTCTCCATGAAGAACGGCATCCGCACCCCTCTTCTTCTTGTGCTCTTCGTTGTCATCCAATCCTGCCTCACCACCAGTGCCCTGGCCGGTGTCGAGCCATCCCACACCTGGGTTGGCGAGGTGACGGCTGAGCGTCCTACGGCGCTTGCCCTGGATGCCGCGGAGAACCTCTACGTGGTGGAGACCGGCCGCAACCGGCTCCAAATCGTCGGGACCGATGGCAGGACAATTGGCCTGCTCACCGGGCTCGACCGCCCGGTGAGCGTCGCTGTGGACAGCCGGGGGCGGATCTACGTCGGGAACAATGGCCGGGGAAATGTCGAGGTCTACAACCGGGATCTCCAGCTGCTCCACAAGCTCGGGGCGGGCGATCAGGAGCTTGCCCGGCCCGCGGGTCTGGGAGTGACCACGGAGGGCAAGGTGTATGTGGCTGACGGACTCGCCAACACCGTCAAGGTGTATGACGCGGGCGGAGCCCAGCTCTTTTCATTCGGGGAGCCGGGCGGCGGGGAGGGGCAGCTGCACACCCCCACGGCGCTGGCGATCGACGAGGGCAATGGCCGGGTGCTGGTGGCGGATCTGCCGGTACGGACTTCGAGGAAGGGCTCCTATGAAGCCGCGCGGGTGCAGGCTTTCGATCTGGCGGGCCGTTTTCTGCAGGTCGTCGGCGACTTCGGGGTGGGTGAAGGCAGCCTCATCAAGCCCTTGGGGCTCGCCGTGGACGGCGCCGGCAGGATCCTGGTGGCTGACGCGTATGAAAACGTGGTTCAGGTGTTCGATCATGCCGGAGTCCACCAGGAGACCCTCTACGACGGGGAGCGGCCGTTGCGCACCGCACTGGGCGTGGCCTACGGTCTGGAAACGGAACGGCTTTTCGTGGCCTCGCACAAGGGCACGGGGGTTGCTGTGTTCGGCCTGCCCGAGACCCATACGATCGCGGTGGAGACGGCAGCGGGAGGCACGATCTCACCGTTCGGGCTGCTCGAGGTGTTCCACGGGATGAGCCAGGAATTCAGGATCTCGCCTGATCCTGGCTACGCGATCTCGCAGGTGCTGGTGGACAGCGTCGGGGTGGGGCCGGTGGCCAGCTATACCCTGACCAAAGTCGTCGCGGATCACACCATCGCTGCCCGGTTCGAGCCGAAGATCTACGCAATCCAGGCTGCGGCCACCGGCGGCGGGACGATCTCGCCGGCCGGGTCGGTTGAGATCGGCCATGGCGGGCGGGTGGTCTTTTCGGTGCAGGCCGCGGACGACCACCATGTGGCGCAAGTGCTGGTGGACGGTGCGGATGTGGGACCGGTCTCGGAATACGAATTTTCCGCGGTCGACAGAGGACACACCATCGAGGCGGTCTTTGCGCCGAGCCTCGGCCACACGATTGCCGCCACGGCCGGAGTGCACGGCACGATCAGCCCGACGGGTGCGGTGCGTGTGCCCTACGGCGAAGAACAGGCCTTCACCATCAGCCCTGATACAGGGTACACGATCGCTGCCGTGTTGGTGGACGGCAGGGCCGTCGGTGCTCCAGCGTCCTATACGTTTCCTTTCGTGACCGCCGATCATACGATTGAGGCGACTTTTGCCGAGAGTCCCGTGGAGTATCGGCTTGCGGTGGAGATCGTGGGCCGCGGCAGCGTCCAGGGCGCTCTCGCCGGTATCGCGTGCCCCGAGGACTGCAGCGAGGAGTACCGGGCAGGCACCGAGGTAAGCCTGGTGGCCGTGCCGGCGGACGGCTGGCGGCTTGTCGGCTGGGGCGAGGCCTGCGCAGGCGACGCTGCCATGTGTACCGTGACCATGGAGGGTACAAGAGCAGTGACCGCTCGCTTCCTGCCGGCAACGGCTATCGAAGATTTCGAGCGTGGCGACCTTGCGAAGCTCCCGTGGCTG
This genomic interval from Thermodesulfobacteriota bacterium contains the following:
- the ileS gene encoding isoleucine--tRNA ligase; this translates as MDYRDTLNLPQTSFPMKASLAANEPRQLARWQEEGLYARIQEATANRPLYVLHDGPPYANGHIHMGTAFNKVLKDIILKSRRMAGFHCPYVPGWDCHGLPIEHQVDKELGAKKKELDKLAVRQHCRRFAEKWIDTQREEFRRLGVLGDWDEPYLTMTFGYEAAIAREFNRFLLSGAVVRSKKPVYWCSSCTTALAEAEVEYADHASPSIYVKFPLIGDPAELAPALAGRQVSLVIWTTTPWTLPGNLAVALHPDFPYVALAVGDEVWIVAEGLAFAALAACGREPAPVLARLAASDLAGRRCRHPFLDRDSRIILADYVTQDTGTGCVHTAPGHGREDYLSGLKYDLPILSPVDDRGRFTAEAGPYQGQLIWEANPVITRDLAAAGALAAEATISHSYPHCWRCKRPVFFRATAQWFLSMEHDQLRDRALAAIKTVTWTPKWGMERISGMIEARPDWCLSRQRAWGVPITVFACADCGTPVRDQGVAERIVALFAEHGADIWFTLTPAAILGEDARCSSCGSASFRREDDILDVWFDSGVSFAAVLEERPGLRSPADLYLEGSDQHRGWFHSSLLAAIGTRGVPPYRGVLTHGFVVDGQGKKMSKSLGNVIAPAEIIRKYGAEILRLWVSAEDYRDDIKISDEILSRLSDAYRKIRNTIRFLLGNLYDFEPARDRVAYQELSALDRWALHHLETVKRRVLVAYQAFDFHIVYQALHQFCAVTMSALYLDILKDRLYTSPAASPGRRGAQTVLHEILDSLVRLMAPVLSFTAAEVWDQLPADPAREANPFVALFPAERPEHLDEALAADWERLLAVRSEITRALELARAAKTIGHSLEAEVLVEAEPELAAFLDRHWPDLAAASIVSTLTPARLGEGEAAFASETIPGLRVAVRPAAGAKCERCWTRAESVGTLAQHPALCQRCAAVVTGSWAGAAAVR
- a CDS encoding type II toxin-antitoxin system HicA family toxin encodes the protein MSTFPSVTGHQLIRALAKGGFEVARVKGSHHFLQHPDGRCTVVPVHRRENIGRGLLAQILRDCEMTINELQGAL
- a CDS encoding DNA polymerase III subunit beta, which translates into the protein MAVSEAQIERAIALSKAYGVSRLILFGSAAESPETAQDLDLACDGIAGWRIFELGAQIEDELGTSVDLIPLRPSTPFTRIVERKGKVLI
- a CDS encoding type II toxin-antitoxin system HicB family antitoxin translates to MMREFHVIIERDEDGYYVASVPALRGCHTQAKSLDVLMERIREAIALCLEVEQPITNEFVGVQRVALNT
- a CDS encoding AAA family ATPase, yielding MTRIIALAGKGGTGKTTTAALLINYLKHRRLTPVLAVDADANANLNELLGLTVDLTVGEIRQGVKGEMPPSMTRDQYMEMQLHQALVEATGFDLLVMGRPDGPGCYCAANSFLAAAMDSLAGNYRFLLVDNEAGMEHLSRMNLRRIDLLLVVSDASARGIQAASRIAGLTVPLGVSLGRQALIVNRAPEPVPPALAERVAAAEAAGLPLAGYLPEDDTLAETEIRGGSYLDLTPDLPILARAFALFDQLIGPLAA